In Triticum aestivum cultivar Chinese Spring chromosome 5B, IWGSC CS RefSeq v2.1, whole genome shotgun sequence, the following proteins share a genomic window:
- the LOC123114868 gene encoding cytochrome P450 71A1-like, with product MPMLVLLVVSSILLLRARKPPTHRLPPSPRGLPIASHLHQLGALLHRALHALAAAHGPVMLLRLGRVPTLVVSSADAAREVLQLQDHAFANRPSLAIPRRLLYGCTDIAFAPHGAYWRGVRKIAVLHLLSPARVRAYRGVREEEVAELVRKVERQAHAGGGVVRLSELLSGFAKDVNGRIVLGVRASGGAGWRAKVDALLEEANALLGEFHVGDYFPWLAWVAAVDETDAKVSRAFERIDRILEEIVVAASAGTGGRHVEAFVHVLLSLQSDLSGAGWRLTRDNVKALLEDLFGAGTDSTIIVLEWVMAELLRKLQQEIRRHCTKSHSLVITEQDLPAMEHLRAVIKETMRLHPPGPLLVPRESMQHTKVHFYDVPRGTRIIVNAWAVGRDPTVWDNADEFRPERFVDSEVDFRGRRSQLIPFGARRRMCPGIGFTTSVVELALANLVGQFNWTIPTLENKASAVVDMEEAPGITSRKKVPLCAVAARPA from the exons ATGCCCATGCTAGTCCTCCTGGTCGTCTCATCCATTCTACTGCTGCGAGCCAGAAAACCTCCCACGCACCGCCTCCCACCGTCCCCGCGGGGTCTCCCGATCGCCAGTCACCTCCACCAGCTCGGCGCGCTCCTGCACCGCGCCCTGCACGCGCTCGCCGCGGCGCACGGGCCCGTCATGCTGCTCCGCCTCGGCCGCGTGCCCACCCTGGTCGTCTCGTCCGCGGACGCAGCGCGCGAGGTGCTGCAGCTGCAGGACCACGCCTTCGCCAACCGGCCCtcgctcgccatcccgcggcggCTCCTCTACGGCTGCACGGACATCGCCTTCGCTCCCCACGGCGCCTACTGGCGAGGCGTGCGCAAGATCGCCGTGCTCCACCTGCTGAGCCCCGCCAGGGTGCGCGCCTACCGCGGCGTGCGCGAGGAAGAGGTGGCCGAGCTTGTCCGGAAGGTGGAGCGGCAGGCACACGCAGGCGGCGGCGTGGTGCGGCTGAGCGAGCTCCTGAGCGGCTTCGCCAAGGACGTGAACGGGCGGATCGTGCTCGGGGTGCGCGCCTCGGGCGGGGCCGGGTGGCGCGCCAAGGTGGACGCGCTGCTCGAGGAGGCCAACGCGCTGCTCGGGGAGTTCCACGTCGGCGACTACTTCCCGTGGCTGGCGTGGGTGGCCGCCGTGGACGAGACGGATGCCAAGGTGAGCAGGGCGTTCGAGAGGATCGATCGCATCCTCGAGGAGATCGTCGTGGCCGCGAGCGCTGGCACGGGGGGACGCCACGTCGAGGCGTTCGTGCATGTGCTGCTATCACTGCAGAGTGATTTGAGCGGGGCCGGGTGGCGCTTGACCAGGGACAACGTCAAGGCTCTACTCGAG GACCTATTCGGAGCAGGGACAGACTCGACCATAATCGTTCTGGAATGGGTCATGGCCGAACTACTCCGCAAGCTACAACAAGAGATCAGGCGGCACTGCACGAAGAGTCACTCCCTTGTCATCACCGAGCAGGACCTCCCGGCAATGGAGCACCTTAGGGCCGTCATCAAGGAGACGATGCGGCTGCACCCGCCGGGGCCTCTCCTTGTCCCTCGCGAGTCCATGCAGCACACAAAGGTTCACTTTTACGATGTCCCGCGTGGGACAAGAATCATTGTGAATGCATGGGCCGTCGGCAGGGACCCGACGGTGTGGGATAACGCCGACGAGTTTCGACCAGAGCGGTTTGTCGACAGCGAGGTGGACTTCCGTGGGCGGCGTTCTCAGCTCATACCATTTGGCGCAAGGAGGAGGATGTGCCCTGGGATCGGGTTCACGACATCCGTCGTGGAGCTGGCACTAGCGAACCTGGTGGGACAATTCAACTGGACAATTCCTACGTTGGAGAATAAGGCGTCGGCGGTGGTGGACATGGAGGAGGCCCCTGGGATCACGTCACGGAAGAAGGTGCCACTGTGTGCCGTAGCGGCACGGCCGGCGTAG